Proteins found in one Dermacentor silvarum isolate Dsil-2018 chromosome 8, BIME_Dsil_1.4, whole genome shotgun sequence genomic segment:
- the LOC119461411 gene encoding prisilkin-39-like: MKAFILVCLLSAAALTTARRAGRLGSDVDSRGAIRGELRAGVERAGPHGYPGVTATVGGELGARVGGRAGLGVSSFGYGGPEWGLGFGGYPYGGYDAGFSSPYGGGYYGATPGYGYYGGYGPQGGYYYSPAYTGGYNGGYNWKAARSAPAGAVPSVRVSGSS; encoded by the exons ATGAAAGCGTTCATCCTTGTTTGCCTTCTTTCGGCAG CCGCCCTGACCACTGCGCGAAGGGCTGGTCGTTTGGGAAGTGATGTCGATAGTAGAGGTGCAATACGCGGTGAACTGCGTGCCGGCGTCGAGCGAGCTGGTCCTCATGGATACCCAGGCGTTACCGCCACCGTAGGAGGTGAACTGGGCGCAAGGGTCGGTGGACGTGCCGGCCTGGGAGTAAGCAGCTTCGGCTATG GTGGCCCTGAGTGGGGCCTTGGTTTCGGAGGTTATCCGTATGGCGGATACGACGCAGGTTTTAGCTCTCCATATGGCGGCGGATATTATGGCGCCACCCCGGGCTACGGCTACTACGGTGGATACGGCCCACAGGGCGGCTACTACTACTCCCCTGCCTACACTGGCGGCTACAATGGTGGTTACAACTGGAAAGCAGCTCGCTCGGCTCCAGCTGGTGCCGTACCTTC TGTTCGCGTCTCAGGGTCGTCATAA